A genomic window from Plutella xylostella chromosome 23, ilPluXylo3.1, whole genome shotgun sequence includes:
- the LOC105386186 gene encoding uncharacterized protein LOC105386186, with amino-acid sequence MDHTCVTLLDDARTSELTNMDLVWTKKQCMKLLDVYQKQEVLWNPNHKDYRIRDARRRALENMIGMIGRPNTTAEMIRRKIRRFRALYSHLKKNWYQYNIRPTNYWFNKADSFLGSVYHHNKGKNLPIILADELRSYKNKTPTGEWKTTRLLPIIFQYERYPILWNTAAKEHKNREMYYEALLKLKKKVGGPEVTVLQVQKKLEFIKQKYREERAKFLFEDVPPKRYWYDVADRFLQKVVDAELLKNMTIEDIDKVATTPVAKERLLKKIQELQPQAGILPGPKPVTKTYTRSKKPIERANTPVIEQNQNSADTDNEFKIFGQLIAAQLKKMPLNQALNLLQEMQTMINKTRLIPTLQEEQPSSSTSDAVYFEMGDIKEDEDIIIVKLEKDD; translated from the exons ATGGACCACACGTGTGTTACGTTACTCGACGACGCGCGGACAAGTGAACTCACTAATATGGATCTTGTGTGGACAAAGAAGCAATGTATGAAACTATTAGACGTCTACCAAAAGCAAGAAGTACTATGGAACCCAAATCACAAAGACTATCGTATCAGAGACGCTCGGAGACGAGCATTGGAAAATATGATTGGAATGATTGGTCGTCCCAATACGACAGCAGAAATGATCCGGCGTAAAATTCGAAGATTTAGGGCATTGTACAGTCATCTAAAGAAAAATTGGTATCAGTACAACATCCGGCCCACGAATTATTGGTTTAATAAGGCTGATTCGTTTTTGGGGAGTGTCTACCATCATAATAAAGGAAAAAATTTAccc ataattttggCCGATGAACTAAGGAGTTACAAGAATAAAACACCAACTGGAGAATGGAAAACCACACGACTGCTACCAATCATATTTCAATATGAAAGGTATCCCATTCTATGGAATACTGCCGCCAAAGAACACAAAAACCGGGAAATGTATTACGAAGCTTTgctaaaacttaaaaaaaaagttggagGACCAGAGGTCACTGTTTTGCAAGTACAAAAAAAGCttgaatttataaaacaaaagtatAGAGAGGAAAGAGCAAAATTCTTGTTCGAAGATGTACCGCCTAAAAGGTACTGGTACGATGTAGCGGACAGGTTTCTGCAAAAAGTTGTCGACGCTGAATTACTCAAGAATATGACAATAGAG gatATTGATAAAGTGGCAACTACCCCTGTAGCAAAAGAGaggcttttaaaaaaaatacaagagttACAACCACAAGCCGGCATATTACCAGGACCAAAACCAGTAACAAAAACGTATACGAGAAGTAAGAAACCTATTGAGCGGGCCAATACACCAGTGATTGAGCAGAATCAGAATAGCGCGGATACtgataatgaatttaaaatatttggtcAACTAATTGCAgcacaattgaaaaaaatgcctCTAAATCAAGCATTAAACTTGCTACAAGAAATGCAAACGATGATTAACAAGACGCGTCTCATACCTACTTTGCAAGAGGAGCAACCATCATCATCCACTTCTGATGCTGTTTATTTTGAAATGGGGGATATTAAAGAAGatgaagatattattatagtaaaactGGAGAAGGATGATTAA
- the LOC105386188 gene encoding uncharacterized protein LOC105386188, producing MPKYQGIPKHLIVKFLEAVKKHECLWRMNTDDWKDSFKKEIAYLDIIREVGMPNLTIQDVKYNLVTRRSAYRNYRKQVLECAKRKMPKPKVPMWYDLADSFLRNSCMSVPLKQTVSSQDIVEPFVIKKPTATYGTPRPSSTPRPPADAPTETIRSEPEDEFDLFGKSVAVQLDKMPFETAITLQLKLQALVTKHRLTNAKKVSDAREPVTQSRPIDHVFDSIDAPSTSTTTTTINRTFPNVNVQESTFDEFLDSMEMFIKEENDL from the exons ATGCCAAAGTATCAAGGCATACCCAAGCACCTTATTGTGAAGTTTTTAGAAGCGGTGAAGAAACATGAGTGCCTATGGCGAATGAATACTGACGATTGGAAGGATTCTTTTAAGAAAGAAATCGCGTACCTCGATATTATACGCGAGGTTGGCATGCCAAACCTGACTATTCAAGATGTGAAATATAACCTTGTGACTAGGAGATCAGCGTATCGAAATTACCGTAAGCAGGTGTTGGAGTGTGCCAAGAGGAAAATGCCTAAACCAAAAGTTCCAATGTGGTATGATTTGGCTGATTCATTCCTAAGGAATTCATGT ATGTCCGTGCCCCTAAAACAGACGGTCAGCAGTCAAGATATTGTAGAACCTTTCGTGATTAAAAAGCCAACAGCAACTTACGGAACCCCTAGACCATCCAGCACCCCCCGGCCCCCTGCTGACGCACCTACTGAAACTATCAGATCCGAACCAGAAGATGAGTTTGATTTATTTGGAAAATCTGTAGCAGTTCAATTGGACAAAATGCCGTTTGAAACGGCGATAACTTTGCAACTGAAGCTGCAAGCGTTAGTGACGAAACATAGACTTACTAATGCCAAGAAAGTTAGCGATGCGAGGGAACCTGTTACTCAGTCCAGACCTATCGACCACGTTTTCGATAGCATAGATGCTCCATCCACTTCTACAACAACCACCACGATCAATCGTACGTTTCCCAACGTTAACGTACAAGAGAGCACCTTTGACGAGTTCTTGGACAGTATGGAAATGTTTATTAAAGAAGAAAAtgatttataa